In one window of Comamonas testosteroni DNA:
- a CDS encoding type II toxin-antitoxin system VapB family antitoxin has translation MRSTFTIDDEVVNRARAVAAPGIAVPELVRLALETFTRVEAGKRLAALGGSAPDMHDVPRRGSAADAEGSR, from the coding sequence ATGAGATCGACCTTTACGATCGACGACGAAGTCGTGAACCGTGCCCGCGCTGTTGCAGCGCCCGGTATTGCTGTGCCTGAACTGGTACGCCTGGCACTTGAGACCTTCACGCGCGTCGAGGCAGGCAAGCGCTTGGCTGCCCTGGGCGGAAGCGCGCCAGACATGCATGATGTGCCACGCCGTGGCAGCGCGGCAGATGCCGAAGGCTCTCGCTGA